The Taeniopygia guttata chromosome 4A, bTaeGut7.mat, whole genome shotgun sequence genome has a segment encoding these proteins:
- the LOC100228496 gene encoding ras-like protein family member 11A-like isoform X1, with protein sequence MLLIPEDTMSQYSTNFLLLPIPEYPALDCAPNKIIKLVVLGGSSVGKTALVVRFLTKRFIGDYEANTGALYSRKFTIDGEQISLQVQDTPFVSLEDDTDSICCQEQINRSIYWADGFVFVYSITDYESFRVLRPLHQHIRRIHPNANIPLLLMANKGDLLRARQVSSKEGLQLATELGGTYCEVSARENCEGVHEAFQQLCQELSRSSSSCNGEKRRGLHLVRPKSPNMQDLKRRLKQALTSKGKSATTL encoded by the exons ATGCTCCTCATCCCTGAGGACACCATGTCTCAGTACTCCACCaacttcctgctgctgcccatccCCGAGTACCCCGCGCTGGACTGCGCGCCCAACAAAATCATCaagctggtggtgctgggcGGCAGCAGCGTGGGCAAGACAG CCCTTGTCGTGCGCTTTCTCACAAAGAGATTTATTGGGGACTATGAAGCCAACACTG GTGCTTTGTATTCCAGGAAGTTCACCATAGATGGGGAGCAGATCTCTCTGCAGGTGCAGGATACTCCCTTTGTCTCATTGGAG GATGACACGGACAGCatctgctgccaggagcagatAAACCGCTCGATCTACTGGGCCGACGGCTTCGTCTTCGTTTATTCCATCACGGACTACGAGAGCTTCCGCGTGCTGCGGCCGCTGCACCAGCACATCCGCAGGATCCACCCCAACGCCAACATCCCCCTGCTGCTCATGGCCAACAAGGGCGACCTGCTGAGGGCCAGGCAGGTGTCCTccaaggaggggctgcagctggccACCGAGCTGGGCGGCACCTACTGCGAGGTGTCGGCGCGGGAGAACTGCGAGGGCGTGCACGAGGccttccagcagctgtgccaggagctcagcaggagcagcagcagctgcaacGGGGAGAAGAGGAGAGGTCTCCACCTGGTGCGGCCCAAGTCGCCCAACATGCAGGACTTGAAGAGGCGTTTGAAGCAGGCTCTGACTTCCAAAGGCAAATCTGCCACCACGCTTTGA
- the LOC100228496 gene encoding ras-like protein family member 11A-like isoform X2 has translation MLESVFTGADQKVPFGSPKPLSELRHRLEEAGRCRIPGESVWDERASPRRERRARTGAAGPRSGFPPAGRAGRPSLRACSSSLRTPCLSTPPTSCCCPSPSTPRWTARPTKSSSWWCWAAAAWARQPLSCAFSQRDLLGTMKPTLDDTDSICCQEQINRSIYWADGFVFVYSITDYESFRVLRPLHQHIRRIHPNANIPLLLMANKGDLLRARQVSSKEGLQLATELGGTYCEVSARENCEGVHEAFQQLCQELSRSSSSCNGEKRRGLHLVRPKSPNMQDLKRRLKQALTSKGKSATTL, from the exons ATGCTGGAGTCAGTTTTCACGGGGGCTGATCAAAAAGTTCCCTTCGGCTCTCCAAAGCCGCTGTCTGAGCTGAGGCATCGGCTGGAGGAGGCCGGGCGCTGCCGCATTCCTGGGGAGAGCGTCTGGGATGAGAGGGCTTCTCCCCGCCGGGAACGCCGGGCGAGGAcgggcgctgcggggccgcgCTCCGGCTTTCCCCCCgcgggccgggctgggcggCCATCCCTTCGGGCATGCTCCTCATCCCTGAGGACACCATGTCTCAGTACTCCACCaacttcctgctgctgcccatccCCGAGTACCCCGCGCTGGACTGCGCGCCCAACAAAATCATCaagctggtggtgctgggcGGCAGCAGCGTGGGCAAGACAG CCCTTGTCGTGCGCTTTCTCACAAAGAGATTTATTGGGGACTATGAAGCCAACACTG GATGACACGGACAGCatctgctgccaggagcagatAAACCGCTCGATCTACTGGGCCGACGGCTTCGTCTTCGTTTATTCCATCACGGACTACGAGAGCTTCCGCGTGCTGCGGCCGCTGCACCAGCACATCCGCAGGATCCACCCCAACGCCAACATCCCCCTGCTGCTCATGGCCAACAAGGGCGACCTGCTGAGGGCCAGGCAGGTGTCCTccaaggaggggctgcagctggccACCGAGCTGGGCGGCACCTACTGCGAGGTGTCGGCGCGGGAGAACTGCGAGGGCGTGCACGAGGccttccagcagctgtgccaggagctcagcaggagcagcagcagctgcaacGGGGAGAAGAGGAGAGGTCTCCACCTGGTGCGGCCCAAGTCGCCCAACATGCAGGACTTGAAGAGGCGTTTGAAGCAGGCTCTGACTTCCAAAGGCAAATCTGCCACCACGCTTTGA